A single region of the Halobacterium wangiae genome encodes:
- a CDS encoding metal-dependent hydrolase, translated as MNERDHVINAVLLGVGVGVILDPSMTFGTLVSVVVVTGPVVLGALLPDLDTSFGTHRKTLHNFLTLGVVAAFPLFLDNLHWVWLGVYTHYTLDLLGNVRGLAFLYPHPKEYDVPFGVTVSSRWATPVTLVVTAFDLAVAALVVHFPRFLPVVTADRIDRLARGVRLDLADIVPGVLVDILALVL; from the coding sequence ATGAACGAGCGAGACCACGTCATCAACGCGGTGCTGCTCGGCGTCGGCGTCGGCGTCATCCTCGACCCGAGCATGACCTTCGGGACCCTCGTATCGGTCGTCGTCGTCACGGGCCCGGTCGTACTCGGCGCGCTCCTGCCCGACCTGGACACCTCCTTCGGCACGCACCGCAAGACGCTGCACAACTTCCTGACGCTGGGCGTCGTCGCGGCGTTCCCGCTGTTCCTCGACAACCTCCACTGGGTGTGGCTCGGCGTCTACACGCACTACACCCTGGACCTGCTCGGGAACGTCCGCGGCCTGGCGTTCCTCTACCCGCACCCGAAGGAGTACGACGTCCCGTTCGGCGTCACCGTGAGCAGCAGGTGGGCGACGCCGGTCACGCTCGTCGTCACGGCGTTCGACCTGGCCGTAGCCGCGCTCGTCGTCCACTTCCCGCGGTTCCTCCCCGTGGTCACCGCCGACCGCATCGACCGACTCGCCCGCGGCGTCCGCCTCGACCTGGCCGACATCGTCCCGGGGGTCCTGGTCGACATCCTGGCTCTGGTCCTGTAG